In a single window of the Eshraghiella crossota genome:
- a CDS encoding histidine phosphatase family protein, with amino-acid sequence MKYFYYTRHGQTIWNVENKICGVSDVSLTEKGINQARELGNKILDENIHIDEILYSPLVRAKETALYISEITGIPVREESRLKEQAFGKYEGTPRNGADFRVSKRNFIDSYDGGETMLHLAQRIYNLIDDIKNEPGDKVYLLVAHNGISRVINSYFHDMSNEEYADFGIRNCEIRKYEF; translated from the coding sequence ATTATACAAGACATGGTCAGACAATATGGAATGTTGAAAATAAAATATGTGGTGTAAGTGATGTATCACTCACTGAAAAGGGTATCAATCAGGCCAGGGAACTGGGCAATAAAATTCTTGATGAGAATATCCATATTGATGAAATCCTTTATTCACCTCTTGTAAGGGCAAAAGAGACAGCCCTATACATTTCAGAAATTACAGGAATACCCGTAAGGGAGGAATCACGCCTTAAGGAACAGGCATTTGGAAAATATGAGGGAACACCACGTAACGGCGCAGATTTCAGAGTCTCAAAGAGGAATTTTATCGACAGCTATGACGGCGGTGAGACAATGCTTCACCTTGCACAGCGAATCTACAACCTCATAGATGACATTAAAAACGAACCTGGTGACAAGGTATATCTACTTGTAGCCCATAACGGAATTTCAAGGGTAATTAATTCTTATTTCCATGACATGAGCAACGAGGAGTATGCCGATTTTGGAATAAGAAATTGTGAAATAAGGAAGTATGAGTTTTAG